The proteins below are encoded in one region of Gemmatimonadales bacterium:
- a CDS encoding PIN domain-containing protein, with product MSVFVDTSAWLALASAGDQDHAAARKAYAELVARDERFITTSYVLAETMGLIQHRLGWKPLELFAAVAQTCDVAWMDGARHRAAEDLLFQRRKRRVNIVDAGSFTVMRELGLETAFAFDADFAREGFKVVPA from the coding sequence GTGAGCGTGTTCGTGGACACGTCGGCCTGGCTCGCCCTCGCGTCGGCGGGAGACCAGGACCACGCGGCCGCCCGGAAGGCCTACGCGGAGCTGGTCGCCAGAGATGAGCGGTTCATTACGACGTCCTATGTGCTCGCCGAGACGATGGGGCTCATTCAGCACCGGCTGGGCTGGAAGCCGCTGGAGCTGTTCGCGGCTGTAGCCCAGACCTGCGACGTGGCGTGGATGGACGGCGCGCGTCATCGCGCGGCGGAGGATCTCCTGTTCCAGCGCCGGAAACGGCGGGTCAACATCGTGGACGCCGGCAGCTTCACCGTCATGCGGGAGCTGGGCCTCGAGACCGCCTTCGCGTTCGACGCCGACTTCGCGCGCGAGGGCTTCAAGGTGGTGCCGGCATGA